The genomic window GGACCCGAGTCAGTCACGGCCTCCCTCCTGGCTGGAACTGCCCCGTCTGCCATTTCCCTTGAGCCTCGAGGATGGAGCCCCTTGAGGAGTGCCTTCTCCCCTGGTCTCTTGACAAGGGGTGACTCCTACATCAATCCCCCGGCCCCTTTGAACCTTTTTCCTGACTCCCCCCTTGTCCCTACGAGGAGCCCTCCACTCCTCTCTCCAGTGGGGGAGGCGACCAGAAGCCCCCGGGGCTCCCGGGACCGGGCATCTGTGGCCGGGGCTTTCTCCCAATGGCCCAAAGCAGCCCCTGCTTCCCTGCGCCCCCCTCTCCAGGGCTAGGGCTTCTGCCCTCTTGCTCCCCCGCTGCCTTCAGGGCCTCTGCTTCAGCTCCTGGCCCTGCCTTCCCCCTCCTGACTTGGTTTTCCCTCCTGTCCTCCCTCCCCCAGGGGAGGAATTCTCGGACGTGGAGGATGCAGACACCTACAAGAAGCTCCTGGCCCGAGATGAGCGGCGATTCCGAGCGGCCGACCAAGATGGCGACTCGCAGGCCACCAGGGAGGAGTTCACGGCCTTCTTGCATCCGGAGGAGTTCCCCCACATGCGAGACATCGTCATTGCTGTGAGGATGCAGGCGCTGCCCCTCCCCGGCCTCCCTCTGGGTGTCTGTGGGGGGCCCGGATTTGCTAGCCCTTCTTCCCTGGGCCCATTGGGTCGCTTCTTGGGCCCGACTCCTCGCCTCTGGGAGGGGAGACCCCGATAAGGTGACCCCTCAGGGCCCCCTGTCCCAAGTCTATGACCCCATAACCCTCAAGCCTGgctcctccttttccctcaggAGACCCTGGAGGATTTAGACAGAAATGGAGACGGCTACGTGCAAGTGGACGAATACATAGGTGAGGGGGCTCCACCTTGGGGAGGGACCCGCTGCCCTGGCTCGGAGGGAGGCTGACGTCCTTTGCCCTTCTCCCCACATGCCCAGCGGACCTGTACTCCCCGGAGCCGGACGGAGGCGAGGAGCCCGCCTGGGTGCAGACGGAACGGCAACAGTTCCGAGACTTTCGGGACCTGAATGGGGACGGGCACCTGGATGGGCGCGAGGTTGGCCACTGGGTGCTGCCCCCGGCCCAGGACCAGCCGCTGGTGGAGGCCAATCACCTGCTGCAGGAGAGCGACACTGACAAGGTAGGGAGCCCCAGGGAGGCCGGGCTGGGGGCTGCGGGAGACTCCCAGTGTTCACTTCTCCCAGCCCCGGCCCGGCACCTGATAGAGCCTTCCCACAGGACGGACGCCTGAGCAAACAGGAGATCCTGGGCAACTGGAACATGTTTGTGGGCAGCCAGGCCACCAACTACGGCGAGGACCTGACTCGGCACCACGACGAGCTCTGAGCACTCCCAAGCCCAGGGACTCAGCAACCAGGGGTCTGGCCCCCGGTCCTCCCAGCCACTCCCAGCAGCACTTGGGAACCGCTGctataaaatgtcattttcagTCCCATACTCTGGCCCCGCctacactccccccccccccccaagacacAAGCTCCCATTACCCATAGGTAGTGAGCATTGGGGCACTGTGTGCCAAGCCTCTGGCTAGGCACTGGAGACCTGAAGGGGAAACAAAAAGTATGGGCTCTGCCCCAAGGTCCCTTGGGCCTGCCTGCCCTGCTCCCAGCCCCCGAAGCCTAGGTTCCTGGCAGAGAACCCAGGGCCTGGGGGTCCTGACTGGAGGCTCTGAGCATCTTCTGGGGATCCTGAACACTCTTCCTCTCTGGAGGACATGGGGGGGGGCAGCTTCCCAAGTCACAACCCCGAGCCTTGCAGGCCTGGCTGGCAGCATCAGCATGGGCACCGGGCCCCCAGGTGCCAGCGGGCAGAACGTCTGAGCCCTAGCCCAGCAGGAAGGCCCGATTCGCGTTCTCCCCTCCTTGTCCAGACTCAGACagatggaggggaggaggggctgcaataaaagctgaggccttaacttctctgagtctgGCCTGTTTTGGGGGCACTGGCAGGGGGATGCCTGGGTGCCTGCTACCTCTCAGGGGCGCCAAGGAACCGGAGGCCAACACCTTTATTATCCATTTGCTCCATCCAGAACCAGTCCTGTTTGCCTCCCTCCCCACAGGCCTCTTCAGGCTTGCATCACGGGGCGAGACTTCTTGGCTTCCAGCTGCACCCCAGAACCTGCGAAGCCCGTTCCGCCCTAGGGAAGAGGACAAACAGGGGGTTACTGGCGGTGATGGGTGCCGGAGCCGGGGGGCAGGGGCTGGCCTTGgccagagagggagaaggggaagggcaGCAGAGACGGGCTGGGGCGAGTGCTCACCCTCTGCAGCAGGATGATGTCCTTGTCCGTTAACGGAGCCCCGCTGATGGGGTCCACCATGTCCTTGCGGATCAGGCGCTCCACACACTCCACGGTCACGACGGCCCCCCTGGAGAGGCGGGAGGGGAGGTTGGTGAGACGAGGCTCCGCGGGCCTCTCCCCGTCCCGGCCCCCAAAATGCCCCCAACTCACGAAGGCCGCAGGACGGCACAGGGGGTGGAGTTGCTCAGGCTGTCCCGAGTCACGGCGCAGACATAGCGCTCGCTGCGAGTGATCAGCCCCACCCGGTCCACGGAGCCGTCCACGGGTGTGAAGTGGACGGAGATGAGGTCCGACAGGCGCAGGGGCTTTCCCGACATTGGACACGTCACGACGCGTGACTGTTCCCGCCACATGTGGAGAACAAAGGAGAGGAGGGCTCAGAGGAGGGTTCGGGGACTCCCTTGGCATGGGGATCGGGTGGGTCGGGGGAGAATTCTCTCACCGGCTTTTCCAGCTTGCTGGCCTTAGCCTCCGGGGTCAGCGATGGGATCCAGAAGCTGGGTAACTCCTTTGCCTTGTCCTTGTCCTTGTCCTTGTCCCCGGCCTCAGGGGTCGAGCTGGGTCCTGGGAGACAAGAAAACCTTTTGGTGGGTTCAGGGGCGCTCAGCCCTGTGGGGCAGAGAGCAGGGGTGGTCCTCTGGCCTTTCCTCACCTGGGCCGGCCCCCGTCCGAGGAGTGAAAGGGTTGAGGGGCCGGCTGACAATGGCCGCCTCCTTCTCCAGAAAGCCCCGAAGCTGGTCCTGGGCGGCCGCCCGGCTCAGCTCCCGCCGTTCCTCTTGCTGCGCCCCTCGCTGCTTTTCAtatgcctgggggggggggcaggaggaaGATCAGCCCTGTTGCCGGGGGCTCCTTCCCCTCTGAGCCCCCCAGGTTTCCCCTTCTCTAACTCCGTCAGGGGCCCTTTACCTTCATCTGCCGGGCAATCTCGCGTTTCTGGTGCAGGATATATTCCAGGATCGCCTCTCGCTCATACAGGAAGCCATCGGGGCTGCAAGGCACAGGGGTGGGTCAGCACACAAGGAGTAGGAAAGGGCTCTGGAGACCCAGCATTCCCATCCAGGGGCACCAGGGTAGGAACAGAGACGCTCGAGCGCTTGTGGGTTCGCACAAAGAACTATGACAAGCAGAGTGGAGGGCCAGGCCGGGGCAAGGACGGCCTAGGCTGCCGGGGCTCAGAGAGCCTCCCAGAATCCACTCGGACCCATGCATCTGTCTCCCACCGCCATGCACTGGCCCCCTCCCAAGGCTCAACTCAAGGGTTCCCTCCTACAAGAGgtttccagatttcttttaactttttgtcATTCTTGCCCCTGCTGCCCACCCATCTGCCCATCTGCTGAGCCCAGCCCCAGGCCCCAGGAGAGTGGAGGCAGCTAGAGGGTCAGGCCGGGCCAAGGACGAGTGAGGGCAGTGCCCGTGGGCAGGGGCCCTGGGCTAGGGCCCGGCTTTTTGGAAGGAACAAGGACCCACCCCTTCCCCGGCTCACGTGACAACGGGGTCATGGCAGGGCTGCAGGGAGAGGCAGCAGCAGTCGAAGTCTTTGACGGCGTCCCGGCTCAGGCGCACATTCTGGGTTCCGTAGCCTGAGGCCGCTGGAAGGGGAGATGGAGGCCTGGGGGTCACGGGTCGGGATCACCCCCACCCCAAGGAGGAGGGCCGTGCCCCGACTGCCCCAGCCCCTTTGCCATCACCTGTGTCCTTTTTCTTCTCGTGATATGTGTATACTGCGCCCGCAGTGCAGTTCTTCCCGTGACGGGTCATCCTGGGAGGAGAGAAAGCAGCCTGTCTGTGCTGGGGGGCTCTCCAAGGGCAAGTCCCCCTTACAGGGGTATCGACCGGGCCTGTGAGCCTCCGAGGAGGCGAGAGGGCTCCCGCTGAGGGAGCGGGCCTGCCTTCAGGAAGCAGAAATTCCGCTGAGTGGGGGCGAGCAGGCAGCCCAGATGCGCCAGGCCCTGCTGCCCTAGCTCTGGGCACCGCTCTCGTGGGCACCGCTCCGGACCTCGGCGTCAACTTCCAAGGCCCTGCCCGGCTCTTTGTGGCACGCCCAGGCCCTTCCTCCTCCCTGACCACTGCCAAGTGTGGCTGCGAGCCCGCGCTTCTTCACCCTCCTTTTCTCTAGATGCTCCTGCACCAGTCAATCAAACCCTCTGGGCACTGAACCCAGGAAGCACCTGAGAAAAGTCTCCCGGGGGGCTCTGCAGCCGGAGTCCCTTCACAACATCTCCCTCAGCCCGACACTCGGCGATGGCCCCACGTGCACCCCCGGGTCCCTGCCACCCGCCTGGCTCTGCCAGGGTATTGTGGGGGGTTTCTCAGTCCCTCCCTCCCCGTCCCTTCTGTCCCCCAGCTCCCACAGCTTCATCCTGCGGATTCGTTTGCGTATCACTGCCCTTGCTCCAGATTCTAGTTCCCAGATCTGCCGCCCCCCTTTCTTTCAAGACCAATGCAGGCCTGGCAGCCCATCTAGGCCCCCAGCAGAGGAAGCAGCCCCGGGCAGAGCTGGCTGGCTCCTCACACAGGGCACCGGGGCCCAGGCCTCTGTACTGTCGGCCTCCAGCGCGAAGCCTTCCCGACGCCCTGGTGAGCTCCCGCCCAGATAGAAAGCTCCCGGAGGTACCATGGGCAGGGTGAAGCGGGAGTCCCAGGCCCTTGGGGTGAGCTCTGGCTTTTGCCAGTCGCAAGCCACAGGATCCTGGGCCTACCTGAAGTACCTCGAGGCTCTCCCACACCCGGGGCTACACGGTCCCTCCCCCGCAGGCTTGTCTCACTCTAGCAACGGGAGGCTGTGGCAACCAAGGGGCACGTTAGACGGCTGCACTGGACAGCCCAGGTTCCCCCACGGCGAGAGCCAACCCTAGTGGAGCTGGGCCTTGCTTGGCAGGCCGCTGCCTTCCCGCCCTGGCCCGGATGACTGATGGCCGGCTGTTAGGTTCttcctaagtgctaatgagataatgagatattaggttcttactaagttctaagtcagtacttgacaattctctagttccggcctttcctgggagtttgacttgtgaattcctgggaagagcttgcatgcttaggaggagcaagttcattggttgaagtaatttttcccagaagcccttgcattatccatgccattctctgggaggataaaagagggcagctctggaggaaaagggagtctctgctctagaccagacttgaggcagctctctgcaggaagggaaatcacctCTCCTTGGAATATTTGTGTTTAGGAGGGAGGTGGTCTGAGTCTTAGTAATAGGTTGCCTTTGATAATAGTGGAAGAGGTAGATTCCCACACTACATGTCTAGTAATAGAAACGTAAGATGCCAacttgtaacgtgctgttgtctccagaagctgccgatcgctctctgggaggagatctgctgtgtcaactcaaatctctcagacagattcttcttcctgcagagagcacctcaagtctggtccagaaaccaacaacctttttcctccagagctgccctctttatcctcccagagaatgggcgtgggataatgcaagggcttctgggaaaaattacttcaaccaatgaactctcctaagcatgcaagctcttccccagtaaaggctggaactagagaattgttaagtactgacttagcacttagtaagaacctaatatctcattatctcattagcacttagtaagaacttaagaGCCGGCTGGCAAGTCACTGCTGAGGGGTCCTTGTACTCCTGGGCTCCCCTCTACATGATGAGCCTCCCAAATCCCACAGCCTCCCTGAAGGCCTCCAAGCTCGTCCCCTTCCCTGTGCACACAGTCTCTTCCTCTATCTCCTGCCAAAACGTGGCTAGCTTGAGTGGCCAGAAAAGAGCTTCCCAGACAGCGATCTGACCCCGGGGAGGCTCCAGGGCCCCCACAGCCGACACCGAGTCTTCCTGGTTCTGAATCAGGGCTCCAGACAGCGAGGCCCAAGCACACGCTAGCTGCCTTTGGGATGTGAAGGACAACGGCGCAGGAAAGCCCTGTGTTTGGATTTCTGTGGCTGCAGGTcgcagcactttttttttttttttgggggggggggtgatggATGCAAGATGCTGACTTTGGATGAGCCACAGGAGATGGTCCTTAACTGCTGAAGCCGGTCAGGAGCGAGCTGGACTCCTCGGGGATCCTAAAGCCAAAGTAGCTGGACCAGACGGCCACTGGGGCTCTTTCCAGACCAGAACCTCAGGGGTTCTGGGAAAACCCAGCTCAAACACCTCCCCCAAGGCGACAGCCCGACACTCCTGGGCATGGCGCTCCGGGGGAGGGAACCTGCGTCTCCTGAACATTCTGTCTCCTCCCAGCACAGAGCAAGTAGACACCAAGTGCTTATGAATGAAAGTAGGAAGCCCAGGTCCCATAAATACTAGGAAGTCATTTTCTCGTGCTGATTTTCAGGCCTCTAAGatctcatcttccagagttcaaatctggttccttctagctgtgtggccctaggcaaatcatttcatcggatgcctcagtttcctcatctgtaaaaccatcttgaggaggaaatggcaaaccactatctgaaaagaaagagatccagcatctttgctaagaaaacgcTAAATGGGCTCATTGAAAGTCAGAGACAGCCACAAGAGGCGGGGCTCAGGGTTTTTCCTTTCCGCAGCGTGCGCATTCCACGCCAGGACACCTTGAATGAGCATCATTCTAAAAAGCTAACGGCCTAGTCTGCAACGTCAGCCTTCGGAAACCTGGTGGCCCAGCGTTCCCTGCTTTCCCACGGCCTGCCCAGGGGGCAAGCCGTGCAACATATGCTACACGGgggagaaatatatgttaaatagatGCATACAGGGGTATTCCATGGTcgcgctgcacaagaaaaatcaaatcaaaccaagagacagagacagagacagagagagagacagagacagacagagacagagacagagagagagagacagagagacagagacagagagagagagacagacagagagagacagacacagagacagagacagagagagagacagagacagacacagagagacagagagacacggagacagagacagacagagagagacagagacacacagagacagagagacacggagacagagacagagagacacggagacagagacagagagagagacagagacagacagagagagacagagagagagagacagacagagacagagacagacagagagacacggagacagagacagagagagagacagacagacagagagagagaggagagagaggaggggggagaaatgcaagcaaacatagACAGAGAGTGAGAGGCGATGCCGTGACCCGCACTCGGTCCCACGGCCTCTCAGGGCGCAGGGGACCGCCCCACGGGATGGGGAGCGCttcaaggatgaatgctgaacaTTAGGCACGTccatgctttgaaaataaaaagccttaatgaaaaaggaaagggaaaagccCCTGTGAGCCACTGAgtccccacaggcctctctccGTCTGTGGGATCTGGCGCACGGTCTCCCTGCGGGAGAgcctcagaatacatcctcctacagtcgCCCCGCCCGCGCCCTCTGCATCAGGCCCGAGCCTCGGCTGTCAGGGACCCAGCGGCAGTTCGCAGGAGGAGGGGGAGCGGCTGGGAGGCGGAGCTGAGGACCGGGACCTCTCCCATCAGACTTGGGACGGGGTCTCCCCTTGGCCGCTTCCTCCCACGTTTCTCACGGGACACGCGGGAAGGGCCGCGAGCGCTTGGAACACGGTCTCACAAAAAGCGAATGTTGGAAACTGAGTCTACTCGGAGAGACTCGAGGCTACGGAGGAAACCTGCCCGTGGCTGCTTGTTAACAAGCGGGGGCCACCGTGGCCTGTCCCCCGCCGGTGGGCGCGGAGGCTCCCGGGCCGCCCCATCTTCTGCCCCGgcgctctccccccccccccccggggcagCCCCCCGCGGTTTCCGAGGACCGGGCCCTGCGCCCCCGGCTGACCCGGCGCCACGGACCTCACCCCCGGGCTGCGCCCCgcccccccgccccctccccgaTTACGGCCCCACAGCGCCCGACGCCGGGATCTCCGAGCCCAGGCAAGCCTGGGGCGCTCCGCTCACCTCAGCCGGGGATCTCCAAGCGCGACCAGAAGCCTCCGAACGCTGGCTCTCAGCGGCACAGCAACAGTTCCTGAGTCAACAAGCAACCGGAAGTGACGCCGCCAAAGCCCGCCCCTCGGCCGGCCGCCCACTTCCGCCTCTCCCGGAAGCGCACGGCTCACGAGCGTCCGCCGCTTGTCCTCCCCTAGTCTCCGTCCCCCCCGGGCCCGCGGTGCGCGCATCCGAGGTTCCGGGACGGGGGAGGCGGGGGCGGGGCTGGAGGCCCGGGCCCCACCCCCGGGACCTGGGCACCTTCTGGGCCCGGCCGGCTCTGGGCTCCAGCTGCTCGCGGCCCAAAGGGCTGGGTGACAGCGGGCCATTCCCAGACCCCCGACAAGGGGTGTCAGTTCCCTCCTCTGGCCATGGTGGGGGGGGTGTACGGTGGGGGTCGGAGGGAAGGCTCGGTTGGGAGCTGCCGCGCCGGCCAGCTCCCCTCGCTCAGGCGGGGGGAAGCGCACCCCAGGCCTTGCCCCGGGCCCTCAGGCCCGGGGTCAGGGTCAAGTCCATCCTCCTCTCTGGCTCCTTTAAACGCCCGGGCCTCACCTGGGCCCCTCCCCTTCCAGGTGAGCTCTGGGGCTCCGCCTCTTCTCAGCTGGGCCGGCCACCTAGGGCCTCCGGGAGCCGGGACCTGCTCCCTCCCCTGCCCCCCAGCCCCCAGCCCGGGTCCTAGTGGTGCCCCCTCTGGGCAGGTGAGTGAGGGAGGGAGCCTTCCCCTGGGCCTGCCCCCTCTCGGGGCCAGCCCCCGCCCCACTCCTCCAGGGCTCAGGGGTTCTGCCTCGCCCCCCTTCTCCCCGCTGGGAACCCTCGCTCGGCCTTCGGGGCTCAGCAGCTGTCCAGGCCTCCACTTAGCCCCTGGCTCCCTTGGCAACTCCAGCCTAGCCCCCTTGGAAACTCGGGGTCTCAGCCCCCCCCAGCTCTGTGTGTGCCCGGACCTCCGTCGTGGGCgtggtgtgtgaccctggggagcCAGCCCGGGCGGGGGATTccgagtgggggtggggagggagagctGGAAAAGGACCTGTCTACCTGCCTGCCAGCCACCTCTGCCCTGGCCCCGAGGCCCCCTAGCGGGGAGAGCGGGGCTCCTGCCGGGGCTGCTCGGGTGTACGCGTCGGGAAGCAAAGGCCACATCTTTATCCAGAGAATGACTTTTTCTGCCTTGTGGATGGCTTCCCCAGGCTGCCTGTCTGTACCCCGCTATGAGGGGCTTCCCCTTCCTGCTACTGCTATACCTTGGGCTGACTCCTTCTCAAGCCCCCCAAGCTGGCCTGGAGAAAGAGCACGGTGAGTGtctgaggaagggaggaaggggaaactgaggcagacacagcTGCCCCTCCCCCCGGGAAGCAGGGATCTGGCCCCGGACCCTGAGACACAGCGGAGCCCCGGAGCCATTGGGGCCACTGCTCCCATTGTGGGCATGTGAGAGGTAATCCCCCCCATTCTTTCCCGGGCTACTTGTACCTCGCCTATTATTagcccctcaccccttcccccactcAGACCGAGCCCAGCTACTCACAGTGGCCGTGCCTGACTGCAGGTTCTGAGGCTGGCCCAGACCCCACAGCTGTGTTCCTAGGAGCCCCCAGAGCCCAGCATTTCCTGGGGAGCGGGCCAGGACCCCGGCGCCTGCCCCGGGCAAATCACTGGGATTTGGAACTCCTGACCCCTGGGAACTTGGAACGGGAATGCTGGGAGGAGCGATGCTCCTGGGAAGAGGCTCGCGAGGTCTTTGAAGACAGGACCTTGACGGTAAGTCGGGGTCCGGCAGATAGGAACTTAAGCCTGGCCCTGGCCCGCCCAGGAGTCAGAGTCCCAGAGGGCCAGGGTTTGTAGAGCGCCAGCCATGGTGGGCTAAGGCGAAGGCCCGGGGGTCCAGGGTAGCCGAAGAACCAGGGTCAGGGAAGTGACCTGAGGGACCAGGAAACTGGGGCCTTTTCCTTAGGGGTGATGGGTGGGGCTGAGACTGGTGACAAGCGGAAGAAGAGCAGGGATCCGTGTCGGGAGGGCCCCGTGATGGAGTTTGGAGCTTAGCACTAGAGTGAGCAAGGGCTGGGCTTGGAAAGGAACGGGGAAGTAGGGGGCCATCctctggggaggggagggaaggagccAGAATCTGTAAGGGGGAAGGGCTGCCAGAAAGTAGGTGGCCCCTGGAGAGCGTAGCCATCACAGAAAAAGTCTCCTGGGGCCTGCAGGGGGTCTGCATGGGTGGGCTCCCCCAACTTTGCCGGTTCGGTCTGAGGAGGAATGGGGCCTAAAGTGCTCTCGAAGTTCTGGGCCAGCAGGAGGACCAGGGAAGGGGGCGGTtcctgggggaggggtggagtcCAAGAGGGGGAGGCCCCAAGGGGGCAGGCCCTGCcaggactgggggggggggtagagcTAATCTGCCTGTTTCTGCCCCAGGATAAATTCTGGAAGACCTATCTCTATAATGGGAAGGGGGGCGCTGGTGAGTACTCTGCTAACTCGCGGGGACCCCACCCCATTACTGTGAACCCCACCCAGGAGGAAGTCCCAGGAGGCCGGAGCCCACCCCTTCCTTAGGGACTCAACTCTTTTCTAGTGGATCTGGGCCAGGTCTGGGCCCTTCCCTCACCCCGAAGCCAAGCCTTAAATGGCCCAGCTGAGCTGGGGAGCCGGAGGCCTCCGGAACCGGGCCGGCCCACCACCTTGTCATCCTTCTTGGCCGGGCTCCCTTCCAAGCACTTCTCGGGCTGGCCGAGCCAGCCTTCTTATGTTCCTCAGGGGCAACATCCTGCTCCCTCTCCTCTGCCAACTTTCTCCCACTTTCGCTCCGTAGGATGCCAGCGTTTCCTTGTAGGGTTAGCTCTCGGTCTCCAGCTGCCGGCTGGCAGCTGCTTTGGAAGCAGCCAACCCCTGCGGTTGGCTTACATTCACCGGGGTGAGCCCCTGCTCAGGGGGGCAGGCCGTATCCACTACATTTACTTTGTACATTGCTAGGGTTACTTTGTTTCTACTTCTCCTCAGACGCATTTATCCTGGAAGCCATGCGTcagtttttttgtctttgtatcctctaGATGGGAGGAACTGGCCCAGTCTCAccttaattaaatgtttattgatcaaaaAGTAACactaggggcagctgggtggcagaGGATAGAGcagcagtcctgaagtcaggaggccctgagttcaaatttgccttcagacacttaatcctTCCTGGCTGGGtcaccctggccaagtcacttaaccccaattgtctcagcaaaaaaaaaaaaaaaataaaaaaaaataaacaaaaaaaaaaaccaataactgGCGGTGGAAGAGATAAGCATCAGGTTTGAGGAGAGACTATACAAAGGAGtagatgaaaaaagtgaaatttaCTGGGTTAACCCCTGTCCCTAGAGCTCCTGGGACAGGGGATACTATGTATCCACCTACAATTACTTTGTATATTACAGGAGGCTGCTTAGGGTTACTTTGTATCTATTTGTTTCCACTTCTCTGCAGACAGTTTCTCCTTAGCAAACATTGTggggtttttgtctttgtatcctctgGATGGGAGTAACTGGCTCAATCTCACCTTAGTTAAATGTTTCTTGGTCAAAAAGTAACAAGCAGCAGAGTGGGAGAGAGAAGCACCAGGTTTGAGGAGAGTCTGTACAAAATACAGGGGAAGAAAATTCAGGTGGATTTCTGGGCCTCCCCGGAAGGGCTCAGAACCAGGAAAGACCTTTAGGAGTTGAACCTGGATCAGAATGAGGGATTCTAGGAAGGAGACCTAAGACCATGAGAACTAAGACCAAGGAAGATGGGTGCTCCCTAACAATGGTACCAGCCCAATGAGGCTGGTAAATTCTGCAGCCCCCAAACCCTAACAAAACAAAGTTCCCCCATCAGGAAGGTGACCCTAATCACAGGGGAGGTGGGAAGccattcttttttccaatttttaaaaaatgggaaatcaTTCTACGGGGTTCATTCCCAGCTGGTGAGGCTGGAGACCTGTGGGGGCTTGTTGCCCCTCACCCCGGAGCCCAGAACCTCATCTTAAGGAACTGCAATTGGACTGAGGGCCCAGATCCAGGTGAGAATGAGGTCTCGGGGCTTCCAGTACCTGACCCggcccctcctttcctttccaacAGGGCACGGACGGGTGGATGTAGCAGCGCTGACCGTGGGGCTGGGAACTGGGCTGCTGGTCTTGCTCCTGGCAGCCCTGGGCACGTTCTGGTATCTGCATAGGAGGAGGCAACTGGGTCGAAACCCGGGGTCCTTTCCCCAAAGGTGAGGGACTGGGTGAGCAGAGAGGTGGACCTGGGGGGGCTGATTGGGATGGGACTGACGGCAAAGGCTAGGCTCGAGGCTCGGGGGCCTGGGGGACGTGGCTCTGGGCGCCAGTTTTTGGAGGAAGCCTGGGGCCCTTGGATGGGTGGGCCAGAATGAATGAGTTTTTTCTTTCGGTTTCTTCGTGGTAGTGCGTCACCCTCGGTGACCTGGTCTTGGCCAGTGACACTCCGCAATGTTATCGTGCTC from Sminthopsis crassicaudata isolate SCR6 chromosome 3, ASM4859323v1, whole genome shotgun sequence includes these protein-coding regions:
- the RCN3 gene encoding reticulocalbin-3, whose protein sequence is MTWLWSVLLLGLSLAKGAWGKPPPDAGTPHSSRVHQQVPLSEAKHDDAHGDFQFDHEAFLGREAAREFDQLSPEESKARLGKIVDRMDRDGDGDGWVSLDELRAWIAHTQQRHIRDSVTSAWDTYDTDQDGRVGWGELRNITYGHYQPGEEFSDVEDADTYKKLLARDERRFRAADQDGDSQATREEFTAFLHPEEFPHMRDIVIAETLEDLDRNGDGYVQVDEYIADLYSPEPDGGEEPAWVQTERQQFRDFRDLNGDGHLDGREVGHWVLPPAQDQPLVEANHLLQESDTDKDGRLSKQEILGNWNMFVGSQATNYGEDLTRHHDEL
- the NOSIP gene encoding nitric oxide synthase-interacting protein, which produces MTRHGKNCTAGAVYTYHEKKKDTAASGYGTQNVRLSRDAVKDFDCCCLSLQPCHDPVVTPDGFLYEREAILEYILHQKREIARQMKAYEKQRGAQQEERRELSRAAAQDQLRGFLEKEAAIVSRPLNPFTPRTGAGPGPSSTPEAGDKDKDKDKAKELPSFWIPSLTPEAKASKLEKPSRVVTCPMSGKPLRLSDLISVHFTPVDGSVDRVGLITRSERYVCAVTRDSLSNSTPCAVLRPSGAVVTVECVERLIRKDMVDPISGAPLTDKDIILLQRGGTGFAGSGVQLEAKKSRPVMQA
- the PRRG2 gene encoding transmembrane gamma-carboxyglutamic acid protein 2 translates to MVSSGAPPLLSWAGHLGPPGAGTCSLPCPPAPSPGPSGAPSGQAACLYPAMRGFPFLLLLYLGLTPSQAPQAGLEKEHGSEAGPDPTAVFLGAPRAQHFLGSGPGPRRLPRANHWDLELLTPGNLERECWEERCSWEEAREVFEDRTLTDKFWKTYLYNGKGGAGHGRVDVAALTVGLGTGLLVLLLAALGTFWYLHRRRQLGRNPGSFPQRDRLSFAPRSAFPVMEDLPLTPPPRPPGLPTYEQALAASGVHDAPPPPYQSTRRSR